From Rutidosis leptorrhynchoides isolate AG116_Rl617_1_P2 chromosome 3, CSIRO_AGI_Rlap_v1, whole genome shotgun sequence, a single genomic window includes:
- the LOC139901901 gene encoding secreted RxLR effector protein 161-like, with the protein MENSKPMATPMATNMKLTLEGEGEPFDSTKYRGMIGSLLYLTASRPDIMFSVCLCARFQENPKTSHVKAVKRIFKYLKGTMHLGLWYPKFTGIDIMCFADSDHGGSMIDRKSISGVCAFVELCLTSWFSKKQTSVALSTTEAEYVAMGRACAKVLWMKQTFLDYGIISSEIPICCDNKSAIDLSKNQILHSRTKHIDIRHHFLRDHIQNGNIVIDKVESVENIADIFTKPLKKEPLTCLGMGWE; encoded by the coding sequence atggagaactcaaaaccaatGGCGACTCCGATGGCAACAAATATGAAACTTACTTTGGAAGGAGAAGGAGAACCATTCGATAGTACTAAATATAGGGGAATGATTGGATCCCTTCTTTATTTAACGGCAAGTCGGCCCGACATCATGTTTAGCGTATGCTTATGTGCAAGATTTCAAGAAAATCCAAAGACGTCGCACGTAAAGGCCGTTAAAAGGATCTTTAAATACTTAAAGGGAACAATGCATCTTGGGTTATGGTATCCAAAGTTTACCGGGAttgatattatgtgctttgcgGATTCTGATCATGGTGGATCAATGATTGATAGAAAGAGCATAAGTGGAGTATGTGCATTCGTGGAACTTTGCTTAACGTCATGGTTCTCAAAGAAGCAAACGTCCGTTGCATTGTCTACCACCGAAGCTGAATATGTAGCCATGGGAAGAGCATGCGCAAAAGTGTTATGGATGAAGCAAACCTTCCTCGATTATGGTATCATCTCATCTGAAATACCCATATGTTGTGATAACAAAAGTGCTATAGACCTATCGAAAAAccaaatattacactctaggactaaacacatagacattaggcaccattTCCTTCGTGACCACATCCAAAATGGTAATATTGTGATTGATAAGGTAGAATCTGTGGAAAACATAGCTGACATATTCACTAAGCCCCTTAAAAAGGAACCTTTAACTtgcttaggaatgggttgggaatga